From the genome of Cystobacter fuscus DSM 2262:
TGCTGGCCTTCGTGGAGCAGGCCGGACTGGATGGCGTGGACATCGACTGGGAGTGGCCGGAGCCCGGCGCCTCGGCGCAGAACTTCGGCGCGCTGATGAACCAGCTCGGCACCGCGCTGCACGCGCGGGGCAAGATCCTCACCGCCGCGGTGCTCGCCACGGGCGGCGACGGCATCCCCACCTCGTCCTTCGCCGACGTGGACTTCCTGAACATCATGGCCTACGACATGGGCTATCCCCACTCGTCGTATGACATCGCCGTGCAGTCGATGAACTACTGGCTCGGCCGCGGGCTGCCCGCGAGCAAGGCGGTGCTGGGCGTGCCCTTCTACGGCAAGGACTCGGGGAACGGGGCCTATACCTACGCGCAGCTCGTCGCCATGGATCCCCAGGCCCCCAACAAGGACGTGGTCAACGGCATCTATTACAACGGCATCCCCACCATCAAGGCCAAGGCCCAGCTCGCGCTGCAGCGCGGCGGCGGCATCATGATCTGGGAGATCTCCCAGGACACCTCGGGCACGACGTCGCTGCTCAACGCCATCTCCCAGGTCGTCGGCGGCGGCACCACCAACCCGGCGCCGTCCGTGAACCTCACCTCCCCCGCCAACGGCACGACCTTCACGCCCGGCAGCACCATCACCGTGAGCGCCAACGCCTCGGACTCCAACGGCCGCGTCACCCAGGTGGTCTTCTACGCGGGTGCCCAGAAGCTGGGCACGGTCACCTCCGCGCCCTACAGCCTCGCCTGGCTCAACGTGGCGGCGGGCAGCTACACGCTGACGGCCGTGGCCACCGACGACGGCGGCGCGACCACCACCTCGGCGGCCGTCTCCATCACCGTCACCAGCGGCACCGGCGGCTCCTGCGCCGGCGTGGCCGCGTGGGACGCGACCAAGGTCTACGTGAAGGGAGACCAGGTCACCTCGGGCGGCAAGCTGTGGCGCGCCCAGTGGTGGACCCAGAACGAGGTCCCCACCCAGAGCGACTGGGGCGTCTGGGTGCTGGTCAGCAACTGCTGAGCGGCGCATGAGTCACCCGGAAGAGGGACTTCCGGGTGATATGGTCCGCGCGGAAATCCCATGAGCACCTCCGCCTCGGACGACATCCGCATTGGCAGCATCCTTCGCGACACCTACGAAATCGTGTCCCTGCTGGGCACCGGAGGCATGGGCAAGGTCTTCCTCGCCCGGCACCTGCGGCTGCCCGGCAAACAGGTGGCGGTGAAGGTCCTCCTCAGTGACGAGGAGGTGACGGCCGACCAGTACGCGCGCTTCCGCCGCGAAGCGGAGATCACCTCGCGGCTCGGGCACCCCAACATCGTCGGGGTGCTCGACTTCCACGGCCCGGAGGGAGAGGGCAGTGCCCCCTTCCTGGTGCTGGAGCACCTGAGCGGGGAGACCCTGTCCCGGCGGCTCAAGAAGGGCCCCCTGCCGCTGCCCGAGGCCCTCTTCGTCGCGCGGCAGATCGGCGCGGCGCTCCACGCGGCCCACCAGGCGGGCGTCATCCATCGCGACCTGAAGCCCGGCAACGTCTTCCTCGTGCCCACCGAGTCCTGGGACGTCGCCGACTACCAGGTGAAGCTGCTCGACTTCGGCATCTCCAAGCTCGTCTCGGCCCAGACGGTGCGCACGCAGGACGACGTGCTGATGGGCACCCCCCGGTACATGTCCCCCGAGCAGGCCCGGGGCCAGAACACCAAGGTGGACGCGCGCTCGGACCTCTTCGCGCTCGGCGTCATCGTCTACGAGATGCTCTCCGGCAAGTCGCCCTTCGCCGACGAGTCCGTGGTGGGCATCCTCTACCGCATCGTGAACGAGCCGGTGGACCCCCTCGCCGCCATCTGTCCGCACCTGCCCGCGTCCGTCTGCGCCGCGGTGGACAAGGCCCTGTCGAAGCAGCCCGGCGACCGTCAGCCGAGCATCGCGGCCTTCATCGAGGAGCTGACCGGCACGGCCCCCAGCCTCTCCTCGGCGCGGCCCGAGCCCCAGCCGGCCAGCCAGGACGTCCCCCTGACGCCCGTGAGCGCGGGGGTGGTCGCCGCCACGCCCGCGACCGTGCCCGGACGCAAGGCGCCCTCCGCCCAGGAGGCGGTCGCGACCGTGCGCCCCGGGGCGGTGCGGGCGGCGCCTGCCTCGGAGCTGGAGGCGCCCCCCTCGATGATGGAGGCCCCCCCACCCTCGATGGTGGGGCCCGCGCCCTCGCTCCCGGGTAGCGCGATGCCGCCGAAGTCCTCGCGGACCGTCCTCGTCGGCGCCGTCCTCGCGCTGCTCGTGGGAGCCGGGGGCGTCGTGGCGTTCCTGTCGCGTGGAACGCCTCCCGCCTCCCCTCCCGTGACGCGGTCCCCTCCGGAAGTCGCCACCACCACCGCCACCCCGCCTCCCGCGCCTCCGCCCGCCCAGGAGACGCCTCCCGCTCAGGAGACGCCTCCCGCCGAGACCCCCGAGCCCGCCTCCTCGGCCACCGCCCCCCAGCCCACCGCTCGTCCCGCGGCTCGGGCGCAGGCCCCCGAGGTCCTGCCCGCCGGTGTGCGCGAGACACTGGAGCAGGCGGAGCAGGCGTTGAAGGCGAACCAGGCCACCGAGGCCATCCGGCTCGCCCGCCTCAGCCAGCGCACGAAGGTCACCGGGGCGTCCTTCTCCCTGCTCACGCGCGCCCATTGCCAGCAAGGCGACCTCGCCAACGCCCGCGCGCAATGGAGCCGGGTGCCCACCGCTCAGCGCGCCCTCGTCCAGAAATACTGCAAACAACACGATATCGAGTTCTGACCTCGCATGTGCTCCGAAGGCGTACCCTCCGCGCCGGGAGTACGGATGCGTTGACACGCCCCTCCCCCACTTCCAGCATCCGTCTCCATGCGGAGTGACCTTCCTGGTGGAGTGCGATTCACGGGCCTCGTGCTCGTCTCTTTTCTCGTGTCGATGCTGGCCTCCGGCTGTGGGGGGGGTGGAGGGGGCGAATGTGGAGACGGGGCACGCCAGTCGGCGGAGTCCTGCGACGACGGCAACACGGCGGACGGCGACGGCTGCGCCGCGAGCTGTCGCGCGGTAGAGGAGGGCTGGGCATGCGACACGCCGGGCCAGGCCTGTGTCCGCACGACCTGTGGCAACGGCACCCGGGACAACACCGAGGCCTGTGACGATGGCAACACCACCGCGGGTGACGGCTGTGACACCCGCTGCCTGGTGGAAGAGGGCTGGAGCTGCACCGCGCAGGGGGATCGCTGCTTCGCCGCGACCTGTGGCGATCGCATCATCGCCGGGGACGAGGAGTGCGAGGACGGCAACGCCCTGCCTGGCGATGGCTGCGGCGCGACCTGCCGGCTGGAGTCCGGCTACAAGTGCCCGGCGGCCGGCGAGCCCTGCATCCGCACGGTCTGCGGGGATCGCGTCGTCGAGGGCACGGAGCAGTGCGACGACGGCAACAACAACCTGGGCGATGGCTGCTCGCCCCTGTGCACCACCGAGCCCCGGTGCTCCGGCGGCACCTGCGCGAGCAGCTGCGGGGACGGCGTCCTGTTGCCCAACGATCCGAAGGAGCAGTGCGATGACGGCAACACGCGCGCCAACGACGGCTGCTCGCCCACGTGCACGCTCGAGCCGGGCTTCAGCTGCCAGGCCGTCGACTCAGCCACGCCCGAGAAGGTGTCCATTCCCGTCGTCTACCGCGACTTCCGCGGCAATGATCTGACGAACCCGAAGGGCCACGCCGACTTCGAGAACGCCAATGGCGAGGAGCGCGGCATCTGTGGGCCGCTCTATTCGCCCCTGTCTCCGGACGGCAAGCCCGTGTACGCGAAGGAGGGCGCGACCAGCACCACCACCCATGGCCGGGCGGCGTTCGATCAATGGTACCGGGACGTCGAGGGCGTGAACCTGGCGGTGGCGGGCTCGCTGGAGCTGCTGAAGGACGCCACCAACGGCTCATACGTGTTCGACGACCAGAGCTTCTTCCCGCTCGACAACCTGGGCTGGGTCGCCCAGGGCAAGGAGCCCACGCGCAAGGACAACGGCGGGGTCTCTCACAACTTCAGCTTCACCAGCGAGGCCCGCTACTGGTTCGAGTACAAGGGCACCGAGGTGCTCACCTTCCGGGGGGATGATGACGTCTGGGTGTTCATCAACGGCCGGCTGGCGTTGGATCTCGGCGGTGTCCACGGAGCGGAGTCGGGCACCATCACCCTGAAGAACCAGGCCACCAACCTCGGCCTCCAGGTGGGCGGCATCTATGAGGCGGTGGTGTTCCAGGCCGAGCGCCACACCTCGGCCTCCTCGTACCAGCTCACGCTCACCAACTTCGTCACCCGCCGCACCCAGTGCACGCCCACCTGCGGCAATGGGACGGTGGACCCGGGCGAGGAGTGTGACGAGGGGGCGAGCAACGGCTCCGGTCAGTGCACCCGCGCGTGCGTGTTCGGTCCCCGCTGCGGCGACAACGTCGTCCAGCCCGAGGCCGGCGAGCAGTGCGACGACGGCAACACCGTCAGCGGCGACGGGTGCAGCGCCCTCTGCAAGGCGGAGATCAAGTAGGCCAGGGCACGGCGGCGCCTGGGCTATCGTTGCTCCCCGCTGACGAGGGAGGACACCATGGCGCCGAACCCGCTGGACGAGCAGCAGCAACAGACCCCTGCCCAGGCCCTGGCAGAGGCCCCCTTCGGGGGGCCCACGGTCCTGGACAAGGAGAGTCTGGAGTTCATGACCCGGGCCCATGCCGTCTACGCCGAGCTGCGCGACAAGGGCCCCGTCGTGCGTGTTCCCTCCGGGCTCGGCATCGTGGACCGGGCGAAGGCGGAGCGCGCCCCGACGAGCGGGTCCACCCCGGAGCAGTACTTCGTGACCCGGTACGACGCGGCCGTGTCCATCCTCATGGAGGAGCGGCTGTCGTCGGACGTGCTCAAGGCCATGCCCCCCGAGCAGCGCGCGCGCATGGAGGCCGCCCTGCCCGAGGAACTGCGCCCCATCGTGCGCAGCATCCTGGTGCTGGATCCCCCGGACCACACGCGGCTGCGCAAGCTCGTGCAGCCCAACTTCACCGCGCGCGCCATGGAGGCGCTCAGGCCCCGCATCCAGCGCATCGTGGAGGACCTGCTCGACAAGGCCGAGCGCGAGGCGGCCGCGCGCGGTGAGGTGGCCCCCGGACGGCGGTTGGACCTGGTCGAGTCCTTCGCCTACCCCCTGTCCATCACCGTCATCAGCGACATGCTCGGCATTCCCGTGGAGGAGCGCGAGACCGTCTATCCCTGGGCGGAGCGGCTCCTGCGGGCCAAGGGACCCGAGGGCATGATGGATGGAGAGACGCGCGCGGGCTTGAACGCCTTCGCGAACTACCTCGAGTCCCTCTTCGAGCGGAAGCGGCGGGCGCCCACCGAGGACATGATCAGCCAGATGGTCCAGGTCCAGGAGGACGGAGACATCCTCACCCCCCAGGAACTGCTGTCGATGGTGTTCATCCTCTTCTTCGCCGGGCACCTGACGACCGTCAACCTGATCGGCAACGGCGTCGTCGCGCTCTTGAGCCACCCCGAGCAGCACGCCCGCTTCCTCGCGGACCCCGCCGCCTGCGTCAAGGGCATGGTCGAGGAGACGCTGCGCTACTGGGGGCCGGTCGACTTCATCGGTGGCCCACGCATCGCGATGGAGGACCTCGACGTGGGGGGAACACGCGTGCCTCGCGGAGCGAAGGTGGCGGTGGGACTCGCCTCGGCCAACAGGGATCCCCGGCGCTTCGCCCACCCGGACGCGTTCGACATCTCGCGGCCCGATGCCCACCGGCACATCGCCTTCGGCAAGGGCATCCACGTCTGCATCGGAGCCCCCCTGGCGCGGCTCGAGGCCGAGCTGGCCTTCGAGACCCTGTTCCGCCGATGGCCGGAGCTGCGGCTGGCCGACCCCGCCGGACAGCTCGAACTCAGCATGGGGGCCGCTCTGCGCGGCTTCAAAAGGATCCCGGTCGTGTTTTAAGTGCGGCCATGACCTTCTGGAGAGTCTCGAGACACGCTTCACGCTCCCCCCTCCTCGCCGCGCTCGCCCTGCTGCTGGGCGCGAGGGAGGGCCGTGCGGAGGAGCCGGTGACGATCGATCCGGCGCGGCTGTCGGAGATCACCAAGACGCTCGCCTCGGACGAGTTCGCGGGCCGGGCACCGGGAGGGCCCGGCGAGGCCAGGACCGTCGAGTACCTCATCCGCCAGTTCAAGGAGGCGGGCCTGGAGCCCGCTGGCGAGAAGGGCGGTTGGACGCAGAAGGTCCCCCTGGTCCGCTTCCAGGTGCGGGAGGACGCCACCGTGAACCTGTTCGCCGGGGGCGAAGCAACGCCGCTGCGCCAGGGCCAGGAGGTGGTGGTCAACACGCTGCGCCCGGTGAGCCGCGTGAAGATCGACAAGGCCCCGCTGGTGTTCGTGGGCTACGGCGTCTCCGCGCCCGAGCGGAGATGGGATGACTTCAAGGGCGTCGACTTGCGCGGGAAGATCGCCGTCTTCCTCATCAACGACCCCGACTTCGAGGCGCGCGAGGGAGAGCCCGTCAGCGGCAAATTCGGCGGCCGGGCGGCCACGTACTACGCCCGCTGGACCTACAAGTACGAGGAGGCGGCCCGGCGGGGCGCGCTCGGAGCGTTGATCATCCACGAGACCCCGGGCGCGGGCTATGGCTGGTCCACGGTCCAGGCGGGCCACGGAGAGACCTACGACATCGTCCGGGCCCAACCCGCCCGGGAGAAGGTGCTGATGCAGGGGTGGCTCCACCGCGACGCCGCCACCGCGCTGTTCACGCGCGCGGGGTTGGACCTGGAGCAGCTCGAGAACGAGGCACGCACCGCGGACTTCAAGCCCATCCCGCTCGCGGGCGCCCACCTGAGCTGCGACTACCGCGTGACCCACGCGCGCGCCGACAGCCACAACGTGCTGGGCAAACTGCCCGGCAAGCAGCGCCCCCGCGAGGCCATCATGTACGGCGCCCACTGGGACGCCTACGGCATCGGTCCGGCCGATGCCTCCGGCGATACGGTGCGCCATGGCGCCGTGGATGACGCCATCGGGCTGGCCGGCATGATCGAGATCGCGCGCGCGTTCCAGCGCGAACCGAGGCCCGCGCGCACGGTCCTCTTCGCCGCCTGGACCGCCGAGGAGCGGGGCCTGCTCGGCTCGGAGTACTACGCCGCGCATCCGCTCCAGCCCCTCGCCACCCTGGCGGCGAACCTGACCATGGACGTGCTGCAGACCGCCGGGCCCGCCCGCGACGTCGTGCTCGTCGGCCATGGGCAGAACGAGCTCGAGGACGACCTCGCCCGGGCCGCCGCGAAACAGGGCCGCACCGTCACCCCCGATGCGAAACCCGAGCGGGGCCTGTTCTACCGCGCGGACCATTTCTCCCTGGCCCGGCGCGGCGTGCCGGTGCTCCTGCTGATGGGGTTGGGCGGCGGCCACGATCTGGTGGAAGGCGGCCGGGAGGCCGGCGACAAATGGGTCGCGGACTACACCGCGCGCTGCTACCACCAACCCTGCGATGCCTGGAGCGCCAACTGGGATCTGCGCGGCGCCGCCCAGGACGTGCAGTTGCTGCATGACATCGGCCGGGAGCTGGCCACGTCCAATCGCTGGCCCCAGTGGAAGCCCGGCTCGGAGTTCAAGAGCGTCCGCGACCGCTCGGCGTCCGCCCGCAGGTGAAACCAGCGCCCTGGGGTGGAACACACCCGTTCCACACTCTCAGCATTTGAGCGGACAGGCTCTCGGTCCCTGGTAGTCGATCCCCTGGAGTCGAGGGGGGGATCGGCCGACGAGAGAGGGTCCGGAGTTGTTCTATGATCGGTGGGTCCCCATGCTTCAGTTCCCTGGCTACTCCCTGCTTGGACTCCTGCAGTCCACCTCTTCCAACCTCCTGTACCGTGCATTGCGCGAGGTGGATGGCCAGCCCGTCATCCTGAAGACCCCCCGTTCCGACTTCCCGGGTGCCCGCGAGCGCGCCCACCTCCAGCACGAGTACACGCTGCTGCAGCGGCTGCGGAACACGCCCGGTGTCGTCCAGGTGCACGCCTATGAGTTGCTCCAGGAGCGACCCGTGCTCGTCCTCGGCAACGAGGGCGGCACCTCGCTCTCCGAGCACCTGGACCGACCCTTCCCTCTCAAGCGCTTCCTGCCCATCGCCCTGGACCTGTGCACCACCCTGGCCGAGGTGCACCGCCGGGGCGTCATCCACAAGGACATCAAGCCCGGCAACATCCTCCTGTCCGCGTCCGGGCAGCCCTGGCTCATCGACTTCGGCATCTCCACCCTCCAGCGAACGCAGCACGTGGAGGCGGCCCCGGCCCCGCTCGTGGAGGGCACGCCGGCCTACATGTCTCCGGAGCAGACGGGGCGGATGAACCGGGCGCTGGACTACCGCACCGACCTCTATTCCCTGGGCATCACCTTCTACCAGTTGCTCACGGGGCGTCTGCCTTTCACGGGCAGGGATTTGCTGGAGTGGTTTCACGCCCACCTGGCCCAGGCCCCCGTGCCCCCGCACCAGATGGTGCCCGGCCTGCCACCAGCCCTCTCCGCGCTGGTGATGAAGCTTTTGTCCAAGCGCGCCGAGGATCGCTACCAGGGAGCGGAGGGCCTGCGCTTCGACCTGGAGCGCATCCAGAACGGAGAGCGGGACTTCCCCCTGGGGCAGAAGGACGTGCCCGCGCGCTTCCTGCTGCCGCAGCGGTTGTATGGCCGGCATGCCGAGGTGGCGACGCTGCTGGAGGCGTTCGAGCGCGTGGCCCGGACGGGCCGACCGGAGTGGGTGCTGGTGCGCGGCTACTCGGGCATCGGCAAGTCCTCCGTCGTGAAGGAGCTGCACCAGCCAGTCCTCCGCAGCCGAGGCTTCTTCCTCCGGGGCAAGTTCGAGCAATACCAACGGGACAAGCCCTACGCCCCCCTGGTGCAGGCCCTGCGGGGCCTCATCCAACACCTGCTGGCCGGCAGTGACGCGGAGCTGGCCGCCTGGCGCCAACGCCTGCTGGAGGCCCTGGAAGGACAGGGCGAGGTGTTGCTGGAGATGGTGCCCCAGTTGGAGCTCGTCCTGGGCAGACAGCCCGCCGTGGAGGACCTGCCGCTCGAGGCGGCCCAGCACCGCGTCCACCACCTCTTCCAGCGCCTGCTGAGCGTCTTCGCCACGGGGGAGCACCCCCTCGTCCTCTTCCTGGACGACTTGCAGTGGGCGGACGCCCCCTGCCTCGCGTTCATCCAATACCTGATGACCCACCCGGACACGCCCCCCGTGCTGTGGGTGGGGGCCTACCGGGACAACGAGGTGAATCCCACGCATCCGCTCCTGTTGACGCTCGCCACGGCGCGCAAGGAGGGGACGCGGTTCTCGGAGATCCACCTGGGAGCCTTGTCGCTCGAGCAGACGCACCAGCTCGTGGCGGATGCCCTGCCCGGGGCCCAGGAGGACATGGTGCGGCCCCTGTCCGCGCTGGTGTGGGAGAAGACGGCGGGCAACCCCTTCTTCCTGTTGCAGCTGTTGCAGACCCTCCACCAGGAAGAGCTGGTGACGCGCGCGCCCGAGGGTGGCTGGCGCTGGAACGAAGCGGGCGTGAAGGCGTGTGGCTACGCGGACAACGTGGTGGACTTCATGGCGGACCGGCTGCGCCAGTTGCCACCGGACACGCAGCACCTGCTCCAACTGGCCGCGGGCGTGGGCAGCTCCTTTCCGCTCTCCCTCCTCGCCCTGCTGTCCGAGCGGGAGGCCCCCGACGTGGAGCGCTGTCTGGAGCCGGCCCTGATGGAGGGGCTGGTGGTCCAGGCCGGTCCCCTAGAGCTGAGGTTCCTGCATGACCGCATCCAACAAGCCGCCCATGGCCTCACCCCCAAGGAGCAACGCGCGCACCTGCACCTGCGCATCGGCCGCCTGCTGCTGCGGGGCCTGTCCCCCGAGGAGCTCGAGGAGCGCCTCTTCGACGTGGTGTCCCAGCTCAACGCGGGCGTGAAGTTGCTGGACGACGTCGAGGAGCGTACGCGGCTGGCGCACCTCAATGCCCGGGCGGGCTTCCGGGCCAGGAACTCCACGGCCCATCAATCCGCCGTGGGCTATCTCGACCTGGCCTTCTCCCTGCTGCCCGGAGATCCGTGGGAGACCCACCCCGAGCTGGCCTTCAACCTGCGCCTGGCCCACGCCTCCAGCGAGATGGTGCTGGGCCATTCCTCCCAGGCCATCCAGTTGGTGGACGAGGCGTCACGCCATGCCCGGACGCGCCTCGACACCATCTCCGCGTACATCATCAAGAGCCGCCTCCTGCTGCTCATGGGCGACGCCCAGGCCAGTCTGCGCAACCTCCTGGAGTGTCTGGAGAAGTTTGGACTCCTGCTGCCGCTCGACCCTTCCGCCGAGGAGCTGAACGCCGCGGAAGCGGAGCTGGAAGGATTGCTGGAGCGGCACTCCGTCGAGAGCCTGCTCGACCTGCCCGCCATGACGGATCCCGACGTGACGGCGACCCTGAATGCCTTGGCGAGCCTGTGCACCCTGGCGCTGTTCACCAGGCCCAGCCTGGCCACCATCGCCGCCCTGCGCGCCGTGGTCCTGAGCATCCACCATGGCAACGCGGAAGCCTCGGCGAACGGCTATGTCCTCTGCGCGACCTGGTATTGCATCGTCCGCCGACAATACGAGAAGGCCCATGCCCTCGGCAAACTCGCCCACGAGCTGAGCGAGCGCCATCCCACGTCCATCTACCGTGGCCGGGTCCTCGCCTTCTACGCCGCCCTCGCCTGTCTTCGCGAGCCCTTCTCCCAGACCCACAAGTACTGCCTCGCGGCCTTCGAGTATGCGCTCCGGTTGGGGGACTCTCCGGCCGCCTGCGTTCACGGCTTCTCCATCAGCCGCACCCTCCTGGTCGAGGGCCGTGAGCTCTCCGAGACGCACCAGGAGATCCAGGCGTTCGTCGAGTACTCGCGCAAGTCCAACTTCCGGCTCTTCGAACTCCTGACGCGCTATTACGAAAGGCTCGTGCAGCAACTGCGAGGGCTCACGCCCTCCTTCTCTTCTCCAGATGGAGACGGGTTCGATGAAGCGAGCGCCGAGGCGGTGATCGTCGGCGGCCGCTCGGCGCAGCACTACAACATGTTTCTCTTCATCAAGCTCCAGTCCCGCTACATGTGTGGCGACTACGAGCAGGCGCGCCAGGCGCGCGCCCTCGCCACTCCGGAGGCGCGCCGGGTCCCCGGAGATACCGCGGCGTTCGCCTACCATCTCTACGGAGCGCTCACCCTCGCCGCCTGCTACCGCAACGCCTCCGCCGAGGAGAAACGGGAGTTCCTCGCCGACATCGAGGCCCACCGCCAACAGCTCGCGGGTTGGGCCAGCGGCTGCCCGGCGAACTTCGTCGCCGCCAAGCGGCTGGTGGCCGCCGAGCTGGCCCGGCTCTCCGGCCACACCGAGCAGGCCCTGCGCGCCTACGAAGCCTCCCTGTCCGCCGCGCGCGAATACGGTTCGAACCACCTCGTGGGCCTCATCTGCGAGCTGGCCGCCCGCTATTGCAAGGACCTGGGCCTGCCCTCGCTCACGACCGCCTACATCCGTCAGGCCCACGAGGGCTACATCCAGTGGGGCGCCCATGGAAAGGCCCGCCAACTGGAGGAGCAGTGGCCCCAGCTCCTCGTCGTCGACTCCCGGCAGGACACCACCACCACGGGGACGGGCGTGCAGCGCATCGACGCGCTCGCCGTCATCAAGGCCCAGCAGGCCATCTCCAGTGAGATCGTCCTCGAGCGGCTGGTGGCCACGCTCATGAGCGTCGCCCTGGAGAGCGCCGGAGCACAACGCGGCGCCTTCCTCCTGCTCCAGGACGACGCGCTCCATGTCGTGGCGCTCCAGCCCTCGTCGGAGCGCCAGGGCGAGGCCCCCCAGCCCCACGAGCTGCCCCTGTCCCTCCTGGCCTACGTGCGCCGCAGCGGCGAGCACGTCCTGCTCGACGACACCACCCAACCCCACCCCTTCTCCTCCGACGTCTACTTCTCCTCGTCCTCCGTCCGCTCCGTGCTGTGCCTGCCCGTGCGCCGCCAGGACACCCTCCAGGGCCTGCTCTACCTGGAGAACTCCCTCTCCTCCGAGACCTTCTCCCACGGCCGGCTCTCGCTCCTGGAGCACCTCGCCTCGCAGGCGGCCATCTCCATCGAGAATGCCTGCCTCTACGCGAACGTGCGCGAGGCAGAGACAGCCCTGCGCCGCGCCAACGAGGAGCTGGAGGCGCGCGTCCAGCAGCGCACCCA
Proteins encoded in this window:
- a CDS encoding trifunctional serine/threonine-protein kinase/ATP-binding protein/sensor histidine kinase; the protein is MLQFPGYSLLGLLQSTSSNLLYRALREVDGQPVILKTPRSDFPGARERAHLQHEYTLLQRLRNTPGVVQVHAYELLQERPVLVLGNEGGTSLSEHLDRPFPLKRFLPIALDLCTTLAEVHRRGVIHKDIKPGNILLSASGQPWLIDFGISTLQRTQHVEAAPAPLVEGTPAYMSPEQTGRMNRALDYRTDLYSLGITFYQLLTGRLPFTGRDLLEWFHAHLAQAPVPPHQMVPGLPPALSALVMKLLSKRAEDRYQGAEGLRFDLERIQNGERDFPLGQKDVPARFLLPQRLYGRHAEVATLLEAFERVARTGRPEWVLVRGYSGIGKSSVVKELHQPVLRSRGFFLRGKFEQYQRDKPYAPLVQALRGLIQHLLAGSDAELAAWRQRLLEALEGQGEVLLEMVPQLELVLGRQPAVEDLPLEAAQHRVHHLFQRLLSVFATGEHPLVLFLDDLQWADAPCLAFIQYLMTHPDTPPVLWVGAYRDNEVNPTHPLLLTLATARKEGTRFSEIHLGALSLEQTHQLVADALPGAQEDMVRPLSALVWEKTAGNPFFLLQLLQTLHQEELVTRAPEGGWRWNEAGVKACGYADNVVDFMADRLRQLPPDTQHLLQLAAGVGSSFPLSLLALLSEREAPDVERCLEPALMEGLVVQAGPLELRFLHDRIQQAAHGLTPKEQRAHLHLRIGRLLLRGLSPEELEERLFDVVSQLNAGVKLLDDVEERTRLAHLNARAGFRARNSTAHQSAVGYLDLAFSLLPGDPWETHPELAFNLRLAHASSEMVLGHSSQAIQLVDEASRHARTRLDTISAYIIKSRLLLLMGDAQASLRNLLECLEKFGLLLPLDPSAEELNAAEAELEGLLERHSVESLLDLPAMTDPDVTATLNALASLCTLALFTRPSLATIAALRAVVLSIHHGNAEASANGYVLCATWYCIVRRQYEKAHALGKLAHELSERHPTSIYRGRVLAFYAALACLREPFSQTHKYCLAAFEYALRLGDSPAACVHGFSISRTLLVEGRELSETHQEIQAFVEYSRKSNFRLFELLTRYYERLVQQLRGLTPSFSSPDGDGFDEASAEAVIVGGRSAQHYNMFLFIKLQSRYMCGDYEQARQARALATPEARRVPGDTAAFAYHLYGALTLAACYRNASAEEKREFLADIEAHRQQLAGWASGCPANFVAAKRLVAAELARLSGHTEQALRAYEASLSAAREYGSNHLVGLICELAARYCKDLGLPSLTTAYIRQAHEGYIQWGAHGKARQLEEQWPQLLVVDSRQDTTTTGTGVQRIDALAVIKAQQAISSEIVLERLVATLMSVALESAGAQRGAFLLLQDDALHVVALQPSSERQGEAPQPHELPLSLLAYVRRSGEHVLLDDTTQPHPFSSDVYFSSSSVRSVLCLPVRRQDTLQGLLYLENSLSSETFSHGRLSLLEHLASQAAISIENACLYANVREAETALRRANEELEARVQQRTHELRQAQARLVETARRVGMAEVASSVLHDVGNALTSIVVDTALMRGAAATSRVSRFRQATALLEDNRSQLAEFLTQDDRGRHMVDYLIRLSEELEQEHTSLSKNLEALDSNVARVRSIVESQQAHATSTLLMEECDLGELVDEALRLQQGALFQAGITVSQEVPALPPVKTDKHKVLTILINLLSNARQAMEAHPQEEPHLTVRATLEDGWVRLQVVDTGVGIAPDIREHLFTQGFTTRAEGHGIGLHSSALAAQLMGGRLTLDSEGLGHGTTATLLIPFHTRRAVAAQR